The Acidobacteriota bacterium genomic interval TACCACAGGCCTCATCTGGCGCCAAACCGACGCTGCCGGCGTGACGGGCGTCGGTGCTCCGTGGCCCAGGCACTCGAGGGCCTCGTGACTCCTGGAGCTCACCACGCGGGGGCGAGGTGCGACTCGAGCGCGCCCCGACTCAGGGGCGAGCGGCCGCCGTCGGCGGCACGTCGCGGACGATGAATACGAACTCGTCGCGCTTCATCAGCCCCAGTTCGCGCCGGGCGGCTTCTTCGATGGCCTGCGGGTCGTCGCGCAGCCGCCGCGCACGTTCACGCAGCGCCGCGTTGCGCTGCCTGGCCTGGGCCAGCTCGGCCACGGCATGGGCATGGTCCCGCTTGACCTCGTGCAACTGGAAGTAGCCCCGGTCGCCGATCAGCGCGTTGACGATCAGAAGGGCCGCGACGAACCCGAGGGCGACCTGCGCCCATCGCCTCGACGGAGGCCCGCCGCCGGGGCGCACCTTGCGGCGCTCGTCGGAGCGGCGGGGCGAACGGGGCGAGGGCGCTTGCGACATCGGCGTGATGGACGACGACTCTGTTTTACATGAATGTCGGCCGAACGAGAAAGGCAAAATAGGGGCATGACCGTCGAAACGACCTCTGCTGTCGTCGTGCTCGTCACCTGGCCCGCCGACCAGGACGTCGCGCCGCTCGCCCGGGCGCTCGTCGACGAGCGGCTCGCGGCCTGCGTGAACGTGCTGCCGGCCATCCGTTCCTTCTACCACTGGGAGGGGGCCGTCCACGACGAGCCGGAGCAGCAGCTCGTCATCAAGACGCTGGCGTCGGCCGTGCCGAGGCTCCAGGCGCGCGTGCAGGACCTTCACCCGTACGACGTGCCCGAGTTCCTGGTCATGCCCGTGGCGGCGGGCAGCGCGGCCTACCTCGAGTGGC includes:
- a CDS encoding septum formation initiator family protein; the protein is MSQAPSPRSPRRSDERRKVRPGGGPPSRRWAQVALGFVAALLIVNALIGDRGYFQLHEVKRDHAHAVAELAQARQRNAALRERARRLRDDPQAIEEAARRELGLMKRDEFVFIVRDVPPTAAARP
- a CDS encoding divalent-cation tolerance protein CutA; the protein is MTVETTSAVVVLVTWPADQDVAPLARALVDERLAACVNVLPAIRSFYHWEGAVHDEPEQQLVIKTLASAVPRLQARVQDLHPYDVPEFLVMPVAAGSAAYLEWLAASVAH